From the Colias croceus chromosome 20, ilColCroc2.1 genome, the window TTAGGAATATTTTCAcgaaaattatcataaattatttcaatgccacattttatgataaattataattattacgcattaatttataagtttaattataGAATAATTCCATACAATATCATTAGAAATAATACCCTACTGCTTTCAGGTATTTTATCATGAATATACTTGAAGTAAAGAAGTTTCAGAAATATTTGgtcttttaaattttcagtGATTCGTTACTGTCGAGTCTAGTCGCATCACTAATTAATAATGAGGATGTAATTGGAtattaatcgaaaaataaacaCGGTTTTTGTCATCTTTTTTAGTCTTGTCGTTAATTTTCTgctataatttgttttaattaggTACAACCTAAATAGCtagatctaaaaataaaaataattactaagtAACTACCtgatttttaaagtttaaatatatagatagtttattattatttatttccttacTACTGAGTCACTAAGTGGTCACTACTATAGTATCTATTATATTGTGAATAATGCGTGTGttccaaataaatttatttgtaagatGGTCTCAAGcagtaaaaaatttataatcccggaaagtataatttattatggttTATGCGGGATCTGAGTAGGTAGTAGGGGTTGATTATTATGATCCCGGGCCATAGGTAcgtagtacataattataatttcacatcatcatatttttttccaagAAGTACATTAACTATGTACTTCTAACATATtctatgaatttatttatgtagtatCTAACTCATAGTAACTGTTGTGGAATTATTATGATGAAtgctcaaaataaaataaatatattttagtatctctttattttaaaaactatcaAAACTACAAGTTTCGTAAATGTGtacaaattacataaaattcaaataaaattgctcTCGATGGACATTGACTTGACCGGAAGCTAAGTAGCTATTTCCATAAAGCCAGATCATActgttttacattttaacaatattagaaaaaaaacattgtaacTGTTATagcttaaataaacaaacacgaAGGCTAACagtattttaatagaatataattatcgacttagtttattttttgataataataaagtaaattatttcaatctaTGTGTTATATGAATAACTGTGTACAAGTATCCGAACGCGCCAACCTTGAGACGTTGGCATTTTTGGCATGTCAATTTGCCAGCTCGCTTCGATTTAGTTTGGCAGATGTGAAAATGGAttgattgtaattttaaataaaaaaacgaagATAACTGAATGAATGCACTGAGTGATATTGTCGATACTCGTAAAGTGGTTGTATAGTAAACAAAGGCacgagtttatttataaaaatggctTCAAGGGGTGGTGTTATGGTAACTGGTACAAATGGTGCAGATTTTCAGCACAGGGAAAAAATAGCGGCTCAGTATCAAATAAGGTTAGTattgtgattatttttatgtatgtgaTCAGCTACCGTCTGTGGTTAGTTAGCCTGTGACACACGACATGATATCGTCGAGTTccgtcaaattatttttagacgAAAGCAGTAGGTTGTACTATTTCGCGCCTTATATTTGAATgttacgtttatttattttattgatgagCAAAGCTTATATAAATTGAACAGAAACGTAATacactttaaattattcagtGCTAAAATGGTGCTAAACAACataattttacttcaaaacATTACTTTGAatactttgaaatattttaattttaactacaTATAGCTAtgtaaaaaatcttaaatgaCTTGAAACAGTCATAAATCCTTGtgcttaatttttaattacaaactagttaacaaaaaaaatacaacataataaactattaaataacaataattatatctataatttCAGTGCATTAAACAAGTCGAGGCTGAAGTACTGTGTATTCTTCCACCATGTATTGTTCCTGGTGATGCTGGCCAAGCTCTCCGCTGACATATTGGATAAACTGGACATTTTTATACTGGAGATAGAAGAGTTGCAAATTCCACAGGTGATTTTATAGTTGAATAACCATTAACTTGTGTGTGGTGCTACTGAtttctacaaataaatgatcaatttacaaataaaatattaaatacagaaGAATcctatcttttttttatgaCTATCTGTATTAAGTTAGCAATTCTCATTTACATGTAATAGTTgtccttttataaaaatttcttaccccttattgcatttttataatagttattgtattaattttttatatcccATTTTGTAAGGTCTCACATTGTTTGTAACAATGAATGTATTCTATGGTTCAAAATTTATCATATACCGAACCAAAATAAACCAATAATACCTGCAACCAGTCAAAAGACTAGGCAGATGAtgtcaaatttatatttacacataccaCATAATAAAACACTTTCACTAATatcttgatttattattatacctacattacCTACATACTAACTTGATTTGACttaccggttggcttggttggcagtggccctgccttccaagccaaaGGTTGTGGGTTCAATTCCCacccagggcaaatatttgtgtgatgaacatagatgtttgctctgtgtctgggtgttaatcatctatataagtatatatttgatattatatatgtatgtttatcagccatctggtttccataacacaagcgaaagcttagtatgggatcagatcgtgccgtgtgtgataattgtcctgaaatatttatttatttatactttactccttatttaactatattatatgaatgaaTTCCAGCCGCTCTGGTGGGAGTACATCTGGTGCCTATCCCTGCCACTCTCGTTCCTCGGCCTGTCAGCAATCAAACGCAACAACATACTGCACCTGCGTAGATACATGTACGGTATATCGGGGCTCGGCCTGCTGCCGCTGTTGTACTGTGTGCTGCATTACTGCGGAGACGTGTGGGTGTATCtcgctgatgatgatgatgatgaggaGATTCAATTGTGGCAGGTAATGGTGTATTTGTATAGTATGTGTTCATAGTACGTACTGACATTGAAATTGTcgttttataatgtaaaattgtataatgcattatattttcaaacttaaatgttcgttaattaaaactttaattttaaaggcACATTTTACATAGATACATATTAACCGTCTTGTTACTCACTTAGTTCCAatcataaataacatttcctttttaaaatatttttcaatattttgaaaagtatcccccatacaaactttcatcAAATGCGTTTCAGTTAGCCGCAGCAGTCTGCAGGCTAGCCTCTTAagcaaacaaaacaatatataataaaatatataaaacaattaacttACTAAAGAACTACCATTGCCGTTTGCCTATTATAGGCCATCCACACGTCTGCCGAACAATGTGACAAACAACGAACAAATAGGGACAGCACTATATGAAGAAAAGAGATGTACTTATTTCCTTCTCGCTTCTCTGTATAGCGCCGTCCCTATGTGTTCGCAGACGTGTGGTTGGCCTATTAcatattgcatattatattacatgaACGAACGGCAAGTATTCTTATAACTATAGTTACATATTGgtttgttaatataatatttatatttttttcaattccaGGGTTATCCCTACGGTCTTCTCTGGTACGCCTTCGTGTTCTTAGCGTGTCAAGTTCATTTCTTCCAACTATACTTTTCCTACAACCTGCTGAAGGCCTGGCGCTCCAGAGGCACTTATAAGAAAggaaattaatatattcaacGTTATCCTAAGAATTTTGTGTACGCAAAACAATTTTTGGAAGATTTTTCTGTTTGAAATGggttaaatgtttaaaagaaatgtttaatatctgttattgttataatgagatttttattttttgttgaaaaacCAGGATAAAGGAACcaatttaaatatagattttttggtataaaaataatctctaATAACGCcttaaaattgtgaaaatataaaatgctgTAACATGGTCTCTATATTTAATCTCTTTTTAATCATTGTTTAATgagtgtttaattatattcattttttattgctcTCTACTACTAGCAAGAGGAGGGTTGTTTAAAGGTAATACTCGGTTGACAAGTACATatgaattttcataaaaattacataaaatttaaacttaattaaaatctgtcattatattttatgtaaaagttCATTTAGGACTTGGCTCTttctaaatttcaatattataatatgtattagagatgtaatttttattatatttattttagtgaaacttctttaggcgcgttgagagtaaaatttcaaggtctcgtcatagcaataccgtcacgtcatggagtaatgcGACGATTAtgttatctttgaatcttgccaaagaagtttcacttctgacacgtgtgctcggcacacacgctgtTTATTTTGAGAAAATGATTGATAAAAAAAGGTTCTATATAGAGATCAATCAATAATTCTTAggatgaaaaaattaatagagGAAAAGAGATCGACAATTTTATATATCGTCGTCTCTTTCACACCAACGGTGATGGTTTGATGTGTGATTTCCCGGCGAGTgctatttgttaattttacacgattgttaataaaaagttaaattatttgtttgtttttctttgtgCATTTTTGCACTGCCAtcgaatttttatataatatttaaagatttttttcaataatttaattaaacacgaaaatacctaaatatttcagttacaatagaaatttataatgtgtaaatacaagtacaatattatatataaagatgGAATTTTGCTTCTTTGTACAGGCACTAATGGAAATTAACTTTACTAAGTCGTAAAAAAATTTTCTTCGGATTGATAGCGAGGACTTTcgtttgtatttataattgcacaatcagaaaaataatattatattcaatattatatagaaaaataattatacttctTCAATTTCTTCCATTTATTAACAGGgacagtttaaaataaaaatgtttgaattgCCAGTATAAAAAAGAACTGGgcctataatatgtattagtgtagaatattacaatagatatttttgcCTTATTCTTATactaaaatttgtaaataatatagaaaatagtTTGGTGTCTATAGAGGAAATGTATAAGATTTTTGTAATAAGAGCATAAATGACATTTTATCTCGACTcgttatttgtataaataaattgttttatataataaaaagacttttctttccataatatTTAGAAACTAGACAAGCTTTCAACTTTGTTTGTTCCAAAAGTAGAGTAGTAAAGTCCAAAGTACTAGGTTTAGGTGTTAAGTTAGTGTTAGAAAAATCGTTTCAGGTGTTTTCAAATTTCAGCACaattgaatttttgaatatttcatttaGCGGCAGttattatgtgtatatttaatgtacattattattacgtaatacataaataatttacctatttatataTCGATAATGCTaccaactttatcgagtttgggctcgtttgattcgtgttgaaaaatacactatttttattcttatcaaacattttatttttaatgcaaGACGCGTGTTATAAAAAGCCCCAAAGAAAGTGCCGGTATCAtgtaattcattattttttatttatattttatcaatgtcATTAGTATCAGTTCATTACAAGCTGATCCTCAATAATTGAATTCGGATACTTCATGACGTCTTTcagataatttaattgatacctgtagattaattattgcaaaatatttgaGCAGTAAGCAGATTAATAAATCagtgaatacattattttttgtgtgttaaattaaataataataaacttattatatatGTTATGTATTGTTATATCTCAAACGACCGTTACAGGCCCTTTAGAATAGCCTGTAGGTACTAATACAACATCACAATAActtctatgtttttttttaataaatcaattacATACAATAGGTAACTTATAaacttagagtatatattacagtagcttataattatatgaaatttttttctatcctgGCAGTTCACTTccagttaaaatttatcaaaaaaaagcaaaacacattttattacTCTGTGGTTCAACAAATAACGTTCCATTGTTCCGTTTTTTATAAGGAAATCTGAATTCAGGGAAAGTGttgcaataaaacaaaaagtggATAGGACTAGAAATATATtaacgtaaataaaattaattaaataattaggaTTCGGAGATATGTACATCGTCGTCGGAAGCATCCGCGCTGGCTGGGCTGCCGGGATCAGCTGACTCTGAAGTTGTACGGCGCCATTTTGCGCGCCTATTTTGAAACCATGTTTTTACCTGAaacgtcaaaatatttttttttttgtagataaaGAAGCTGTTATAGGTAAATTAATACTTTCCTATGTAGCGGCCCTACGCtgtatatgatttatttccGTATCAAGCAACTTTTAATGATGTAATAtgaattatacaataaaaataatacctttGCTACATGAAGTTATTTAACAAACTAAAATggaatttaaattacttaaaaaggcagtctacatatattattattaattatttatctcatTATCACATGTCATAAGATACAACTATTGTATTTATAAGATACTAGGGTTcctcccgcggcttcgccctctCAGTCAAAGGAAACCCGCATAGtccccgttcccgtgggatttccgggattgcgtcattttaccgggataaaaagtagcctatgtcctttctcgggtatcaaaatatctccataccaaatttcatgaaaattggttcagtagtttaggcgtgattgagtaacagactgACAgtcagagttactttcgcatttataatattagtattagtatgGGTTATTAACAAAAATCCTTATTCCTTACCTGTCTATCACTTAATCTCAAGGAAGACGCGAGAGCTCGTCTCTCATCAGGACTAAGATATTTGCTAGCACCAAATCTTCTTTCCAACGCGCCTGTCTGTGCCGCGCTGAATCTCACTTGTCCCCCTTTCCGTCGCCCCCCCACTCCCCACCAGGGACTACAACAGGGCACTGTGAACAAAAGGATAATacttagtaatattataaagagggaccatttatgtttttgtatgtatgacGTACCTAAGTAGTAGGtacgttatttttacaaaaaaaaaaacgagtGGACTGATATCAAATTTCTTTCACCACCCGAAAGCTACATTTTCTTGTAACACGAAGGTACATagtcataattaaatttagtttttatccGCCCGTAaactaaataaacataaaacataatatacttagtttattGAGAAATAAAACTCGGCATAACAGACAATAGCGCAAAAAATGGCAATCCTTAcctaaatgcgaaagtttgtatgagGATGGACGGATGGATGTTGGTAACTCTTTCATtcaaatactactgaatcgattacaatgaaatttggtatgctaggtagctgaagacccagaatatgGCATAGGCTtttcccgaaaatcccacaggaacgggtcCTATGCGGGTTTATCTTAAAAATTCGGGCGTAGCCGCGGGCAGATATATCTAgcattttataatgtactataataatacattgtaAATGCATTATATTTTCTACTACTTTACTACAAAAGGCATATGTACTAAGA encodes:
- the LOC123700912 gene encoding protein jagunal: MASRGGVMVTGTNGADFQHREKIAAQYQISALNKSRLKYCVFFHHVLFLVMLAKLSADILDKLDIFILEIEELQIPQPLWWEYIWCLSLPLSFLGLSAIKRNNILHLRRYMYGISGLGLLPLLYCVLHYCGDVWVYLADDDDDEEIQLWQGYPYGLLWYAFVFLACQVHFFQLYFSYNLLKAWRSRGTYKKGN